CATTATAAAACGAATGGATGGAGAGGGCTTGATGACCTAAGGTGTAGACTTGTTGGACTAAaactttttttcctcttaaaatTGGAGAGCATGTATTAAAGGTttcatttaaatgttaaaatggACATCTtggaattaaaagaaaaaaaattccacaCTCTTTTAACCCAGAAACTGATTTCATGCATCTCTTTTCATTATCCCAAGCATGGCGAAAATGATCAGTTCTAAGAAAAATGAACCATTTTCATATCAAGTATCCATACCTATGTTACTTATCTAGTTGCATATTAAGTATCCATGCCTATGTTACTTGTAAAAAGGTATGCACACCCATGGGTATAGATTTGCATATATGCTCACTTGACACTAGCAATTGTATAATGTCCATTAGGGGATCCTTTGAGAATGATGATGGACAGTCTGCTGGAGGGACTTCCTTTACAACAAACGATTGGAGAGCTATCACAAGATCTTCTTGcaatatcatcttatctcactgtAAGGCTCCACTTTAAAACATGAATAGGCCGGCgacatgtgtatgtgtgtgtaaaCTCCGAGGAATGGGGCCTCACCCATTTTCATATATGTTGGTTAAATTACTTATACGCCAAAACTTATCCAATAAATTTATTAACAGGAAAAATAGATGTTTTATAAATCTTGATCAAATTTGTGGAGCCAAATGCCTTACTTTTTAACTTGATCTCTAGTGTTGGatagttttcttttctaaagAAAATTTGAACTATCTcactttctaaatatttttctcttcataCATCTCTGATGATTAAATTCTCAGATTCTGCCTGATGTCTATCCAAGAGAAACACTTGGCTGGAAGCTGCAGATGCTTAAATCGGCTTCATCAGTTTCCAATTCACGCCTCCATGCTGTAAAAGCTCAAACACTAATACTTTTGAGGTTCGTATCCTTTGCTGTAACCATTTCAATAGTTACCAGAACATCCAAGCTCTTGTTAATATTTGGCTTAAATTGGTTGAACTGCTTACAAGccacaaaagattaaaaaaaaaaaactaaaaactaaaactgccccttttttgttattttgtaaaAGAACAACTACAAAAACAAAAGTATTTAGCATTTCGTTTCTTTTGTAATAATTGGTCTACTTGCAGCCCTTTTTAATAGAATGATGTTAAAGCAATTAAACCAAGTTTTCTTCAACTGAAAAACACTAGGCACATTGatttcaaaagagaaaaccCTATCCTCAAAGAGCTCATTGACGATTATCATCAGCTTCTTAAAATGACAACAAGTTTAATAATTCCTTGTAGATCTTTGCATTTCAGATCAATGTACTCTAGACGATAATATAACCTCCGCCTCCATCTGGAAAGTGGAAGTCAAAAGGAGGCAAAGGAACCAAAGAACTGCAgtattaaaagttttataagatATGTAAGTTAAAAAGAGGCAAATGTACTTGCtatattttaatctatataAAACTAGGGATATGCTAATGAACTCAAGATGGTCTAATTTTGTGATACCCATTTTGATAAGTGACAAGAGTAGGTgatgtatgggatcccacattgcttaggAAGGAAAAATTCTTGACTTTTATAATGTTTCAACGAGGTTCTAATTGTATAATTGATTAGTCCTTTTAAAGTATAGGCTATGTGACTTGGGCCTTCATTGGGGCATTTCAAATTTCTGACTGGGCTAAATGGCAGCCTCTTTTTCCCACTACATGATACATAACTCTGTATTTGGAACCTAGAGCTTATCTGCTTATGCCCAACATTGGAAAAAGCAGAACGTTGGCCTAATCAAGAATGATGCGTGGGCCATATATCTTGTACAAATGGCATCTTCATTTTGAAGCATTGGCTTTAAGCTTTCAAATGCTTTTTCCCAGTGAAAGTATGGTTATACGTCTATTGTAAAGACATATGGCGATGTTTGTTTTACATTCTTGTTGAGCTTCCCTTTTCTTATCTGGTGGTCGGTGGTTCTTTCAAGAATGATTGGTCGAGTTCATTGTTTGACTTTTTTAGTGAGAGATATCAGTTGCTACCTAGTCAAGATGAAGGTGAAAAGCTGCGTCGTGCACTGCCAAAATGTGAGATTCGTAAGTTCAATGAGAGTGGCCATTTCCTCTTCTTGGtatgaatctctctctctctctctctctctctctatatatatatatatatgtatatatcccCTCTGCGTGTGTGTTTTTGCGTGTGGGCACACATTTTTACACGAAACCATGTGTCTGGTTTCGTCTGCTTGCTGAGGCTCTGTCATTAACAGTGACTTGATAATTACCGGTGTTCAGTTTCCACTAGTCTGGAAGTTCCATAATCCAAGGCCTTGCAGAAGAGTTCAAGCAAAACAATAGCATAGAGTTTATAATTAAGAAGGATAGAAATATATACCTATGGTGGTTTCTGtggcagatatatatatatgtgtgtgtgttgtgTGTGAATTTAGTGTAAACTTAGAATGCTCTTCTTACAATATGAAACCAAAATGGAGCTCAAACACTTCCTGTACGAGTCTTAGATTCATATGCTGTTAAACATCagagaaagaaaattatttatttcatcttttgaaaattatatagttatatatatattttttgttcataTACCAAACCATCATGCATCAGCATTTGTGTGAACTTAGGATAAAACTGCTTATTTTGAAACAGATGTTTTAGCATTATATTATGTGTTCCAATTACAGGTCTTGTCACAATTAGGTTATACAGTCCCTGAATTATATTCTTTGAGTTGTAGATATATCACACTTCTCTTGAATTTTTCACATATATGGCAGGAAGATAGTATTGATTTGGTAACTATCATCAAGGGTGCTGGTTTCTATCGTCGAGGAAAATGCAAAGACTATGTTTCAGATTACATGCCACCAACCCCTACTgagttcaataaaatatatgctGAAAGCAGGTAGGTCATATTCCCCAAGAAAGAAACATACATACACAGATTATTCTGTGATAACAACATGTTCAAAAACTGAGGTGCCTGACCAGTCCATCCATGGTTTATATATGGCATGGGGGCATGCCGGTGTCAACCAAGTAAAATGGATTGTAGGATTTTGTCGACTAATAACATTAGAAATTAGAGCTTCTTCTAGGACCATATGCACACAAAACTAGATATATTGTAGCTAATTTACCACATGGATATGGCTGTTTCAACTTTTTTGTTTCGTCTGAGATAGGAGAAAGTTTTCAAGATCGAGGAGAATTCTTGCAGCTGATCTGAAAGTCATCTTAGAGATCAATTTTCCAGACTTCTACAATTGACTCTATATCAAATTGCACACCACATTGATTGTTTTTATGATGTTCTCAGATGGATTAATGCTGTTACCAGCCCTGTGATGCTGTCAACTTTAGAGGATGGGAAGATTGTGAGGGGCCTTGCTGGAATACCTTCAGAGGGTCCTGTCTTGCTAGTAGGCTATCACATGTTACTAGGACTTGAACTAGTTCCATTGGTAACCAAGATTTATCGGGAAAGAAACATTCTTGTGCGGGGGATAGCACATCCAATGATGTTTATAAAGCATAAACAAGGAAGGTTACCTGATTTATCACAGTTTGACACAATGCGAATGATGGGTGCAGTTCCTGTCTCAGGGATTAACTTCTACAAGCTCTTCTCTTCAAAATCTCATGTCCTGCTGTATCCAGGAGGCATGCGTGAGGCTCTCCACCGGAAGGTAacattttaatttctattttgattTACTCCTTTTTATATCTATGTTCATACACACAGTCACAATATGCTGGTTTACTCCTGTTTTGGTTGAATTAAAATCCGGTGTTTCAGTTTCAAACATAATAAGACTCTTCATGTATCCTTGGGCTGCAACTCAGACAAGGTGCCTGGGGTAGAGATTAAACCTTTCTCAACCACCGGAATAGACTTCTTCCATCAATAGCATACCTAGCCCCACCATGTGCTGCTGGGGCTGCTGGATTGGAACCAGCAGTATAAGGATGTTGAATATTATGTGTTAAACCTGACCTGTATCCCTTGCTCAGCCCCTTTGTAGTGGGTCTAGTGTTCCCAATCAAGACTCAATCCAAGATAGGGAAAGCCTAACTTGATAATTTATTGGTTTGGATCTAGTTGGTTTGCATCTACCAGCTCAAGCTGCAGTCCTAAAAAAATCTTTATCATTTTTGCATGCATTGTTTGTTTTATGATATGATAAAACGCTAATTTAAATACTTCTAAATCCTTGACTTTTTGTACTTCCTAGGGTGAAGAATACAAGTTGATCTGGCCAGAACAGTCTGAGTTTGTCAGGATGGCGGCAAGATTTGGAGCCAAAATCATACCTTTTGCTGCTGTTGGAGAAGATGATATTAGTGAAGTATGCTAAAAACTTTAGTTTGTATCATCTCCTTTTTATCAATGATCAATTCCATCCCATTGATAGATTTGCATACAGCAAAGGCTGATTTTTAGTCTGCTAGCCAAATACATCTTGCATGAGTCTTCACCTGGCcaggtttaaaattaaaacctgGATCTATATGCACACActcattattttaaattgtaCGTAACATGCATCCTTGTCATCGTTCAGTAACTTTTAGTCTGTGATATGTGGTGAGAACCGTAAGTAGAAGTGTCGTAACAAAACGGTTCCTTGCcataattttatatgttatgTATGGGGAACCTTGTTAGAAGTGTCCCAACTATGCTGAACACAAGCAGAGATGGGAATATGTTTTAAGAACCATATACTTTACTGCTAATTGTTTTTGTGGCTAGCTTTTATTCAGATTGAAATTTTTGTCACCGGATTTGACTGGTCTATGCTTTCTAATGTATAATTGGTTTCATGGTTATTGATAGCTGATTTTTGACTACAATGACTTGATGAAGATTCCTTACTTTAAGGATGAAATAAGAGAATTAACTAATGAGGCCGTGAAGTTGAGGTATATTAAGCTCTTCTAGTGTTGACTTTTCTTCACAAATACTTACTCTCAAGTTGAGTTTTCCCTTGCGTTTTCTTTGCCCATTCTTCCTTTAATATTACCGTCATGCTGTATTGTAGGACTAATGCTTATGGGGAGGTGGCAAACCAAGATGTACACCTTCCAGGAATTCTACCAAAATTTCCTGGTCGGTTTTATTACTACTTTGGGAAACCCATTAAAACAGAAGGTATGGCCACTCAAATTGATAAAATACTAGCGATCCTTTAAAGATAGTTGGGAATGATAAGCATCTCCTCATTGCATTACAGATATAATAAGTTGGAAATTAACTTTAAATTCAGTCTGCGAAAGTTCATTTAAAGTACCCAACCCACTGAGCTGGCTAGAAGCAGCCTAAGAAGATTCATACTATATAGCAACCATCGAGTTATAATCATATCTTTACATGCCATTCATTCTCTTCTAACATCTCTGCGATTTATGTGCTTATAATCTATCATCACAATTGCATAACATGACACGTGTAAGCTTTTCTTAGAAATCACTACTACATCATACACCTACCCACGTGCAAATTAAGATCGATATATGGTATAGTAGAGGGCGTTTGGTTTGCAGGTATAAAGGGACGCATTGGGTACTTTTTAAGTTCTGTAGCCATCCCCCCTTCTTCGAGTCCGCTGTATCTTCGCAATCTTAAAGCAGTCGTTAATTAATTGTCTCTACGTACATCCAGTGTGCAACTGCAAAGGCCTTAAAACGTTATGAAAAATTCTGCTTATCATCCCATTCACACGTACGaatatgtgatttgtcatttttattattttatttaaattcacatattaatatataaatatatatatttaaatagaaggataaaaatgataaatcatatAGTGGCATGTGCTGTGAGAATGATAAGTAGCATTTTTCACAGGTGTGTGATATAGGattgttgaataaaatttttcatctttattattctaaattaaaataaatacgaAGTGATGAGAGACGATATatctgccaaaaaaaaaatacatcttgACAAGGATATATAATAATCaactcaaattttttatttgattttgtc
The genomic region above belongs to Carya illinoinensis cultivar Pawnee chromosome 4, C.illinoinensisPawnee_v1, whole genome shotgun sequence and contains:
- the LOC122306804 gene encoding acyltransferase-like protein At3g26840, chloroplastic; the protein is MAPTGTSLFHSNLYPLFSRDSTSSSLGKFISTHISISTWRFAEQAPTPATKRRRLQKRGEVEAVAAATYEDPVVGRKSLKEYFERSKELIISSDGGPPRWFTPLECGPPSMNSPLLLFLPGFIDSGLGLIKQHRGLGKIFEIWCLHTPVMDRTPFTELVKLVERTIRSQNHLFPSRPIYLVGESCGGCLALAVAACNPDIDLVLILANPATSFSHSQLQSFMTLLDILPYLLPRGLPNMLRLMIGDPLRMMMDSLLEGLPLQQTIGELSQDLLAISSYLTILPDVYPRETLGWKLQMLKSASSVSNSRLHAVKAQTLILLSERYQLLPSQDEGEKLRRALPKCEIRKFNESGHFLFLEDSIDLVTIIKGAGFYRRGKCKDYVSDYMPPTPTEFNKIYAESRWINAVTSPVMLSTLEDGKIVRGLAGIPSEGPVLLVGYHMLLGLELVPLVTKIYRERNILVRGIAHPMMFIKHKQGRLPDLSQFDTMRMMGAVPVSGINFYKLFSSKSHVLLYPGGMREALHRKGEEYKLIWPEQSEFVRMAARFGAKIIPFAAVGEDDISELIFDYNDLMKIPYFKDEIRELTNEAVKLRTNAYGEVANQDVHLPGILPKFPGRFYYYFGKPIKTEGRGHELRDRDKSHELYLQVKTEVQRCIGYLKEKRESDPYRNLLSRLIYQTTHGFSAEAPTFEL